Proteins from a single region of Lepus europaeus isolate LE1 chromosome 4, mLepTim1.pri, whole genome shotgun sequence:
- the LOC133758742 gene encoding MLV-related proviral Env polyprotein-like has translation MKTTTHSKPPQDKTISLLVFLFSMVGVNSSPHIPYHITWQLVNLKTRATVNSTSGFNVLSGYFPDLYFDLCQLFDADTVCIGRGGTYVCPGEKNGKSLPGCGGSEVGYCKKWGCETTGSVYWKPSSSWDLITVRAAPGITFTECGGGDCSTCMNGRQGRCHLQILRFTDKGKQDKWDRPKSWGIYLYRPAKDPFALFALSRTITVMTKSDGPNKVLTDQRPVRGPVQRPVPRVTTPRPKGQPPTSRTPTSTSPPSLTTEKPVSPCCSSPAFRPGTGNHLLNLISILVILLLVSEPQDKIILPLVLFFCMALTVATPSSPSPGNSSSPGTGDRLLNLIYGAYQALNNSDPNRSQDCWMCLALPPPYYEGVAVIGNWTNHTTVPPRCCGLPSHRLTLTEVTGQGLCVDSVPPRYQGLCNKTMTIKPGAYYLTGPDGLYWACNTGLTPCLAGQAHNQTHEWCVMIEIWPRVTLHSSEEVYQHYEGNLRFRREPVSITLALILGGLTVGGIGIGIGTGTTALHKTNQFHLLQQAMHSDLRALEESVSALEKSLTSLSEVVLQNRRGLDLVFLKEGGLCAALKEECCFYVDHNGVVRDNMAKLRERLKQRESYFKTGQSWFQGWFNSSPWLTTLISSIAGPLVILLLILTIGPCIINRLIQFVNDRLSVTHALILTLQHQSLKLEDIEDGF, from the coding sequence ATGAAGACTACAACGCACTCAAAACCCCCTCAAGATAAGACTATTTCGCTCTTAGTATTTCTTTTCAGCATGGTTGGAGTAAACTCAAGTCCTCATATCCCTTATCATATTACTTGGCAGCTTGTTAATTTAAAAACCAGGGCAACTGTTAATAGCACCTCTGGCTTTAATGTTCTTAGTGGTTATTTTCCTGATTTGTATTTCGATCTTTGCCAACTTTTTGATGCTGATACTGTATGTATTGGGAGGGGAGGAACCTATGTCTGCCCCGgggaaaagaatggaaaatccCTTCCAGGCTGTGGGGGCTCCGAAGTAGGGTACTGTAAAAAGTGGGGTTGTGAAACCACTGGAAGTGTATATTGGAAACCCTCATCTTCATGGGACCTGATTACTGTTAGGGCGGCTCCAGGTATAACATTTACCGAATGCGGGGGTGGAGATTGCAGTACTTGTATGAATGGAAGGCAGGGTAGATGCCACCTCCAAATTCTTCGCTttacagataagggaaaacaggATAAATGGGACAGGCCTAAGTCATGGGGCATATACTTGTACAGACCGGCCAAAGACCCCTTTGCCCTATTTGCCTTAAGCCGGACAATTACTGTCATGACCAAATCGGATGGACCAAATAAAGTATTAACAGATCAGAGGCCTGTGCGGGGGCCTGTTCAGAGACCTGTGCCTAGGGTTACAACCCCAAGACCCAAGGGCCAACCCCCGACCTCTCGCACCCCAACCTCGACCTCTCCACCCTCTCTGACGACAGAGAAACCtgtgagtccttgctgctcatCTCCTGCTTTCCGGCCGGGCACAGGAAACCACCTCTTAAATCTAATTTCCATCTTAGTTATACTACTGTTGGTTTCAGAACctcaagataaaattattttgccCTTAGTACTCTTTTTTTGCATGGCCTTGACTGTAGCAACGCCTTCTTCGCCCAGCCCCGGAAATTCCTCCTCACCCGGCACGGGGGATAGGCTCCTCAACTTAATATATGGGGCCTACCAGGCACTAAATAATTCTGATCCCAACAGGAGCCAGGATTGCTGGATGTGCCTTGCCTTacctcccccttattatgagggagtgGCTGTCATTGGAAATTGGACTAACCATACTACTGTCCCTCCCCGGTGCTGCGGTTTGCCATCCCACCGGCTAACTCTTACAGAAGTAACAGGACAAGGGCTTTGTGTAGATTCCGTTCCCCCTCGATACCAGGGCCTCTGTAACAAAACCATGACCATTAAACCAGGCGCCTATTACCTGACAGGGCCGGATGGGTTATATTGGGCATGTAATACTGGCCTGACCCCCTGCTTGGCAGGACAagctcataatcaaactcatgaGTGGTGCGTCATGATTGAAATATGGCCTCGGGTCACGTTACATAGCTCTGAAGAAGTCTACCAACACTATGAGGGAAATCTCCGGTTCCGTAGGGAACCTGTATCCATAACACTAGCTCTTATATTAGGGGGACTCACAGTTGGGGGTATTGGGATAGGCATAGGTACTGGAACTACTGCTCTACATAAGACAAATCAATTCCATCTACTACAGCaagctatgcattcagatttacGAGCCTTAGAAGAATCTGTTAGTGCCCTGGAAAAATCCTTAACCTCACTCTCTGAGgtagtattacaaaatagaagGGGACTGGATTTGGTATTCTTAAAGGAGGGGGGACTTTGTGCAGCCTTAAAggaagagtgttgtttctatgtGGATCACAATGGAGTGGTTAGAGATAAtatggcaaaattaagggaaagactaaaacaGCGGGAGAGCTATTTTAAGACAGGACAGTCATGGTTCCAGGGCTGGTTTAATTCATCCCCTTGGCTTACAACTTTAATTTCCTCTATCGCAGGGCCCTTGGTAAtattactcttaattttaaccattggaccctgcataataaataggcttattCAGTTTGTTAACGATAGATTGTCTGTCACCCACGCCTTAATCCTAACCCTACAACACCAAAGTTTAAAATTGGAGGACATAGAAGACGGATTTTAA